Below is a genomic region from Triticum dicoccoides isolate Atlit2015 ecotype Zavitan chromosome 5A, WEW_v2.0, whole genome shotgun sequence.
ttcattgtgtgaataccaaaagatgtaaggttgataatgatagtcccacatacttgtggcactgccgccttggtcacataggtgtcaaacgcatgaagaagctccatgcagatggacttttagagtctcttgattacgaatcatttgacacatgtgaaccatgcctcatgggtaaaatgaccaagactccgttctcaggaacaatggagtgagcaaccaacttattggaaatcatacatactgatgtgtgcggtccaatgaatgttgaggctcgctgtggctatcgttatgttctcaccctcactgatgacttgagtagatatgggtatgtctacttaatgaaacacaagtctgagacctttgaaaagttcaaggaattttagagtgaggttgagaatcaacgtgacaggaaaatcaagttcttgcgatcagatcgtgggggagaatacttgagtcacgaatttggcacacacttaagaaaatgtggaatagtttcacaactcacgccgcctggaacacctcagcgtaatggtgtgttcgaacgtcgtaatcgcactctattagatatggtgcgatctatgatgtctcttaccgatttaccgctatcattttggggctatgctttagagactgccgcattcactttaaatagggctccatcgaaatccgttgagacgacaccgtatgaattatggtttgggaagaaacctaagctgtcgtttctaaaagtttggggatgcgatgcttatgtcaagaaacttcaacctgaaaagctcgaacccaagtcagaaaaatgcgtcttcataggataccctaaagaaactgttgggtataccttctacctcagatccgaaggcaagatctttgttgccaagaatgggtcctttctagagaaagagtttctctcgaaagaaataagtgggaggaaggtagaacttgatgaagtattacctcttgaaccggtaagtggcgcagctcaagaaaatgttcctgaggtgcctgcaccgactagagaggaagttggtgatgatgatcatgaaacttcagatcaagttgctactgaacttcgtaggtccacaaggacacgttctgcaccagagtggtacggcaaccctgtcttggaaatcatgttgttagaaaatggtgaaccttcgaactatgaagaagcgatggcgggcccggattccgacaaatggctggaagccatgaaatccgagataggatccatgtatgaaaacgaagtatggactttgactgacttgcccgttgatcggcgagccatagaaaataaatggatctttaagaagaaaacagacgcggatggtaatgtgaccatctataaagcacggcttgtcgctaagggttatcgacaagttcaaggggttgactacgatgagactttctcacccgtagcgaagctgaagtctgtccgaatcgtgttagcaattgccgcattctatgattatgagatatggcaaatggacgtcaaaacgacattccttaatggtttccttaaggaagaattgtatatgatgcagccggaaggttttgtcgatcctaagaatgctgacaaggtgtgcaagctccaacgctcgatttatgggctggtgcaagcatctcggagttggaacattcattttgatgagatgatcaaagcgtttgggtttatgcagacttatggagaagcctgcatttacaagaaagtgagtgggagctctgtagcatttctcatattgtatgtggatgacatactgttgatgggaaatgatatagaattcttggaaaacataaaggcctacttgaacaagtgtttttcaatgaaagaccttggagaagctgcttatatattaggcatcaagatctatagagatagattgagatgcctcattggtcttttacagagtacgtaccttgacaagatattgaagaagttcaaaatggatcagtcaaagaaggggttcttgcctgtattgcaaggtacgagattgagcacggctcaatgcccgaccacgacagaagatagagaaaagatgagtgtcgtcccctatgccttggccatagggtctatcatgtatgctatgttgcgtaccagacctgatgtaaaccttgccgtgagtttggtaggaaggtaccaaagtaatcccagcatggaacactggacagcggtcaagaatatcctgaagtacctaaaaaggactaaggaaatgtttctcgtttatggaggtgacgaagagctcatcgtaaagggttacgtcgatgctagcttcgacacagatctagatgactctaagtcacaaactggatacgtgtatattttgaatggtggggcagtaagctggtgcagttgcaagcaaagcgttgtggcgggatctacatgtgaagcggagtacatggcagcctcggaagcagcacaagaagcagtctgggtgaaggagttcattaccgacctaggagtcatacccaatgcgtcaggccccATGaccctcttctatgacaacactggagctattgcccttttcaaggagcccaggtttcacaggaagaccaggcatatcaagctttgcttcaactccattcgtaaaagtgttcaaaatggagacatagagatttgtaaagtacatacggacctgaatgtagcagatccattgactaaacctctccctagagtaaaacatgatcaacaccagaactgcatgggtgttcgattcatcacaatgtaactagaatattgactctagtgcaagtgggagactgttggaaatatgccctagaggcaataataaaatggttattattatatttctttgttcatgataattgtctattgttcatgctataattgtgtatccggaaatcgtaatacatgtgtgaatacatacaccacaacacgtccctagtgagcctctacttgactagctcgttgatcaaaggatagtcatggtttcctgactatggacattagatgtcattgataacgggatcacatcattaggagaatgatgtgatggacaagacccaatcctaagcttagctcaaacatcgtgtagttcgtttgctgtagcttttctgaatgtcaagtatcatttccttagaccatgagattgtgcaactcccggataccgtaggagtgccttgggtgtgccaaacgtcacaacgcaactgggtgactataaaggtacattacaggtatctctgaaagtgtctgttgggttggcacgaatcgagactgggatttgtcactccgtatgacggagaggtatctctggacccactcggtaatgcatcatcataatgagctcaatgtgatcaagtggttgatcacgggatcatgcattacggtacgagtaaagtgacttgccggtaacgagactgaacaaggtattgggataccgacgatcgagtctcggacaagtaacgtaccgattgacaaagggaattgtatacggattaattgaatcctcgacatcgtggttcatccgatgagatcatcgtggagcatgtgggagccaacatgggtattcagatcccgctgttggttattgaccggagagtcgtctcggtcatgtctgcatgtctcccgaacccgtagggtctacacacttaaggttcggtgacgctagggttgttaggaagacttgtatgtgatttccgaatgttgttcggagtcccggatgagatcccggacgtcacgaggtgttccggaatggttcagaggtaaagatttatatatgggaagttgtcatatggtcgccagaaagttttgggggcatatcggtattgtaccggggccaccggaggggttcgggggtccaccggaagagtccacctcttccggagggccttatgggctgtatggagaagggaaccaacccaagtgggctggggcgccacacccccctagggcccatgcgcctagggttgggggaaaccctaaggggggggggcgcccccttgcttggggggcaagcccccctccccttggccgccgcccccctctagatctcatctagagggggccggcccccttcccctttcccctataaatagaggggtgaggggagggctgcagacaacatccaaggtgcagcccctccctcccgtgacactcctccgtctccctgcgcttggcgaagccctgccgagatcaccgttgcttccaccatcacgccgtcgtgctgctggatcttcatcaacctctccttcccccttgctggatcaagaaggaggagacgtctcccaaccgtacgtgtgttgaacgcggaggtgttgtccgttcggcacttggtcatcggtgatttggatcacgtcaagtacgactccatcaaccctgttctcttgaacgcttccgcgcgcgatctacaagggtatgtagatgcactcctctctccctcgttgctagatgactccatagattgatcttggtgatgcatagaaaattttaaaattctgctacgtttcccaacaccaaGCTCTCAGTAGAGCCATTCGGTGCGGCAAAGCTTGCGAGGTGCCACTATCAAGGCCCAAATCCGCCGACCCAGGATACCCTGGCTCTCATTGGGCCGACAGTAGCCCTTGGGCCCATGTCCTGCCCACGATCACGCGTCGGTCGCATTTACTTCAATTATAATTAGGTTTGTAGAAAGTGGAAACGTCCCCTCAATCTTCGCACCATGTCCACGGCATCGTTTCTACGAGTGAGGGTAGTGGGGCGCCGCGCCTCGATTTGCAGGCGGGTGCCGCTCCATCTGTCTTGATTCATTTTGATCTAAACGGACACGCACGAACCATTTGGATCGGCGTGTTAAAGTTTCCCTGACAGAGCTCCCCGCTTGTTTCATTACATCACTAAAAAAAAAGAGAGCTCCCCGCTAGTTTCATTTCATCACTGAAAAAGAAGAGAGCTCCCCGCTAGTACCTCACTCGGAAAAAAAAGAGAGCCCCCCACTAGTACCTTACGCAGACCGACTTCATCGTCTTCCTCGGAACGCCGCCGCCGGAGTGCGCCTCGAGGTAAACTCGTCCCTCTCCCTcccgactcctccccccacccccaccccccggcTCTACTATAACGTGGATTACAGCAATCCATCTGGGCCTCGGTTCCTCTGGTTCGTGGCGAACCCTATCCTGCTTGGACTGTTACGCCTCGTTTGATATTAGGGGTTTGAAGGGGATTATCCCCGCGCGGGCCGtaaccgccgccgcccgcgggcgTCGTCCTCCGGAACCATGGTGTTCTTCCCCCAAGGAAATTTCTCTACTCCCCTCCCCTCCCTGCGAACCTGTGAAACCCTAGGGCCACCCCGTCTCTCACCTAGTGTTCCTGTTAAGTCAGCCATGGTGTGTTTCAGAGAGGGATTTAGCTTGTTCTTTTGCTTTGCCTCGCTATGTAATCGCAGGCGGAGAGGTAGCACCTTGCTGCCCATGTCTTCTGAATCATCTAGTTTCCAACTGAAGTATTGTTAAAGATCCACTGGATTCTGTGTCTGTTTAATTGTATGGGCACTTGTATGAGTGCTGAGAAAATATCCAGAGAAATGCCTTTTGTTAAAAATTTCGTGACTGGGCTGCAGCTCGATGTCAATTGAGCTCATGTGCAGGCTCTTGCTTCCTTGATTGCGTACAACAGCTTTTGATGGCCTTGATTGTGCAGGTTCTTATGGTCTCTCACTTCCTCCGGGAAACCTCTCAAAATATTTATCCGATTCATCCAGTTTGTTGCGGATTTGGGGCCCTAAAACCAGTTAATTCATTTCCTGAAATCCGGCTGTGGTTTAGCTGAACCTGCACCCCCCAAACGTTTGGTCCGCCCCGCGCAATGATCGATGAGTTCGTCATCGCGTTTCTGTCGCTTAGATTTAGTTTCATTTTGGGGATTGTACTCGGTGGTCGGTTGATTTTGTGTGCATCTTATAGTACACCACGTCTACCTTTTGACACCCTTGTCAATGTTTAGCAAGATAGGTAGGGGTTCATACATGTGTGTAGTTTATCCGTTTCGCAGGTGAAGGAATCATTTTTAAAGATCTGATTTGATGCTTGTTCTGCTTCACTTTCCAAGAATATGGGGTTCTGAATTTCCGTTCAGGAGGCAATCTGACTTGTGAAATGGACCTTTGTGGTCCGGTGATTCATGCTTGCAGGAATTTCAGAGGAAGGAGGAGCCAAGTGTTGATCGGAGATGAATGCCCCTGACCGCTATGAACGCTTCGTCGTGCCTGAGGGCACAAAGAAGTGAGTCTACTCTACCTCCACACCGTTCTCAAACTTTTTTCTAGAAAATGCTTCAATTTTGTTTTGTCAGGTATAGATTTTTGTCAAAAAAGAAGCAGCTGTGGGATATAACTTTCTTAAAATAATTAAACATTTCATTTCTGTCGTTAATAACCATATTGCCCCCGTTCATGTCATTCTTTTGGCATGTAGAGAGTAGTTGTGAAAATAATCTGATGCTATAAACCTTTTTTTTACTATTGTTACCAATTAGGGCTCGTGGTAGTCTCTACCGGCTGCTCTATCACTTAAAGTTTATGGATGTAATCCTTACTATTTTGTAATGCAGGGTGTCATTTGAGAAGGATACAAAGATCATGAATGCTGCATCTTTCACTATTGAACGTGAGGACCACACCATCGGCAACATCCTCCGCATGTATGTGTAGAAAACTGTGTGCCTTTTTGTCCTTGGTGGTTATTTTCATCAGTTCACACCTTCTAATTTTCTTCTATATCTATGAGATTCTGCAGGCAGCTGCACAGGGACCCAAATGTTCACTTCGCTGGCTATAAGCTCCCTCACCCCCTTCAGTACAAGATCATTGTCAGGGTAGGGGGCATATTTATGTATGTTCTATTCCTTCGTCAGATTAGAGTTTGCTAGTCTCATGTTTTATTATGTGGGCAGATCCATACTGCAAGCCAGTCCTCCCCAACGCAGGCATATACCCAGGCAATCAATGATCTAGACAAGGAGCTTGAGAACCTGAAGCAAGCTTTTGAGGTCTGTTTCTTGTGCATAGCTCAATAATTAGTTACTCCTGGTGGCCTATGGCGTGCCATTAGTCCAATATGACACTGACTAGTGCGGGCCTGTATAAAAGCTAGTGCCTTTGCTATTAAATTTGCATTTTCATGACCAGTTCTCTGATAGCTTGATTTGAGACTTATGGAGTTGTTTATGTTGATTTTACGCAATGAAGTTGATGAAATGAGCGTTATTTATTTTTCGTGCTGCTGTACTGAGATAACTGTGATGCAGCATAATTTGTTTTATTGCACTTTCTTTGGAATAATGTCCAAGCAAATGTGTTGCTTTTAGTTTCTACTTTCTCTCGTCAAATGAGTAGTCTTGGAAGCAAAAC
It encodes:
- the LOC119302052 gene encoding DNA-directed RNA polymerases II, IV and V subunit 11-like; translation: MNAPDRYERFVVPEGTKKVSFEKDTKIMNAASFTIEREDHTIGNILRMQLHRDPNVHFAGYKLPHPLQYKIIVRIHTASQSSPTQAYTQAINDLDKELENLKQAFEDEKTRFEERMKQGY